The region AGCGACGGGCCTTCTGTCCGGCCGCTCAGGAGAGTACCCAATCGAGCCGCCTGGTAGAAAAGGAGACAGGCAAAGTCAGTTATCGTTTCGAATGGAGTTGGCGGTGCAAGAGTTGCGCGCTGCGGGGGGCGTGTGTGCCGCCGGACCAGAAGCATCGCACCCTGGTGGTGGGTGAGTATCACACCGCGCTCGAGCGGAGACGGCGCGAGATGAAGACTGAGGCGTTTGAGCAGCGCAAGAAACACCGCAACGCCATTGAAGGCGCGCGCTACCGGGGATTGAAGAAAGTGCAGCTACAGAATTACTTTATCGGGGCGGCCTGCAATGTCAAACGATGGATTCGGAGAGTGCAGTGGGAGATGAAGCAGGCTATCCCTGCGGTTCCCACGGTGCTGGAAAGTTCCTAACGGAGGAGACCCGTGGCCCGGCACGGAACAAAGCCGGGCCAGAGCAAAACAAATCGCTGAAAAAACGTGAAGTCTTGAGGAAATCCTCGCTTGGTTGGGATGGATTCCCTCTTCCGCCAAAACTCGTCGCCGAAAAACAGGGGGTTTTGCAGCAGAATCTCCAATCTCCAATTGAGATCTGGCGTTTCAGAAGGGCTTGGCTAAGTGCTGGTCCGTCTCCATTTAGGGTTCGAGCCGCTGGATGGCCCCGGAGACGGTGACTTGGCCCAAATATGTCGTAGTGAATAACATTGGGGTCTTTCCAATCTCCATTTGAGACTTAGCGTTCTGGAAGCTCTCGGCTAAGTGCTGGTCTGTCTCCATCTTTTCTTCGAATCGGTGGATGGCGCCGGAGACGGTGACATGAT is a window of Terriglobia bacterium DNA encoding:
- a CDS encoding transposase — protein: RRAFCPAAQESTQSSRLVEKETGKVSYRFEWSWRCKSCALRGACVPPDQKHRTLVVGEYHTALERRRREMKTEAFEQRKKHRNAIEGARYRGLKKVQLQNYFIGAACNVKRWIRRVQWEMKQAIPAVPTVLESS